TGCCACCAATTAGTATTTCTTCATAGACTTCAAAAGGAACAAGAACATCTGTATAAAGAGACTCTAAAATCTTTAAATCACCCACAGCAGCGACAAGGGCAATTAAGGGAGAAGTGTTAATAACAATTTGATTGTTACTAGGCATTTTCTAGTACAGTGCGGCGGAAATAAACTACCCATTCCAAATCAATGAAACCCTCATGCTGTATTCGTTTTTAATTTTTAATTTTTAATTTTTAATTCCGCCCTGCGGTACTAGGTCTGATAATAATTCCTCTTCACTCAGGTCAATTAAGGGAATCCCATACTCATTGAGCTTAAGGATAAAGGTGACTCGATCTACTCCTACTAATGCAGCAGCCATACCAGAGGAAAGGCGTTTCATTTCATAGAGTTTAACTGCCATTGCCCATTTTGATTCTTGTTCAAATTGTTCTCTGGTTTTACCAACAGCATCAGGTAAGGTTTCAGGGTAGCTGATTGTCAGTTGTAATGACATAGTTGTTGTTTATCCTATTTAGGACGGCTATATATATTGTAAATCCAGCACTGATGCCTCAGAAACTCGGTTTTGTAATTAGGTGTAAGATGTCATTAAAATATCTTCTTATGAATAGAAAATACACAAGTTCAATTTCAGCCATGCTTACGGAATCATCGCCCAAGACATGAAAGCCAAGCCACTGCTGTTTCTCGTTGTAGAAGATCACCCAGAGGTAGCCCAAAATAACTGTGATTTTCTCAGAAAATTCGACTTTAGAGGGGGTTGAAAGTGCGCTGAATGGAGAATTGAAATTGCCTAGAGAGTTACGTCAAGAATTAAATTTGAACGAGAAAGAGTTGGAAACTCTCAAACTTCTATGTCAAGAATCCTTAACAGATCAAGTGATCGTTCATCGTCTTCATATATCGCTCAGGGCTGTTCAAAATCATATCCAACACTTGAAAGTAAAATTGGGTATCGATGAAGTTGAACAAAAATATCTCAATTCCCGCATCGCCCTTTGTATGAAAGAAATTCAGAAAAAATTATTATCATTTTGATTTAGAGGTTTATCAAAGAGGGCAGGAGGCAGGAGGGAAACTGACTCCATAGAAGCGTGCGATCAAAGTGAACTTGAGTTTAAAACCCCGCAGTTATACGGGGCTTATAAATGGGGATTCATCCTTCTGACTCCTGCCTCCTTCAACCTACAACTACTGGACTTGCTACCTTCTTGTGTCTTTGGGAAGGTGGACGCATCCCCAAACCAAGTAAATTGAGCATTTCTTGGTCAGTATCGTAATCTGGACAGGGAGTTGTCACTGTCAACATTTTGTTGTCGTCGCTAGAAAAAATAGAATTAGCTCCTGCCATAAAGCAGAAAGCTTGTTCAACTTGAGAAAGTCTAGCCCTACCAGCACTAAGACGCACATCAGAAGCTGGCATTAAAATCCTGGCTGTGGCAATCATCCGCACAATATCCCAAATGGGGACATCAGGCTGATTTTCTAAGGGTGTGCCTGGTACTTGTGAAAGAATATTAATTGGTACTGACTCTGGATGCGGATGTAAGTTTGCCAGAGTTTGTAACATCCCAACCCGGTCATCGACGGTTTCGCCCAAACCAAGAATACCACCGGAACATACGGTAACATTGGTTTGACGGACATTCTCGATTGTGTTCAAGCGATCGCTATAAGTTCTCGTGGTAATAATTGTGCTGTAATATTCCTGCGAGGTATCTAAGTTATGGTTGTAAGCATAAAGTCCTGCTTCTTCCAGTTTCCTAGCCTGATTTGCCGTCAACATACCCAGAGTGCAGCACACTTCTAAACCCATTGCGGTTACATCCTTGACCATTTCCAGGACTTCCTCAAATTGTGAGTTATCCCGGACTTCCCGCCAAGCAGCACCCATGCAGATGCGACTAACACCAGTTTCTTTCGCTTTCTGGGCAATGTTAACTACCGTTTCCTTTTCTAGGAGTGCTTCTGCTTTTACCTCTGTTTTATAGCGGGAAGATTGGGCACAGTAGCTACAATCTTCTGGACAACCCCCCGTTTTAATGGATATAAGCTTACAAACTTGTATTTTTGTTGGGTCATGATATTGGCGATGCACGCTAGCAGCTTGATAAATCAGCTCTAGCAATGGCATATTGTATATCGCCTGAATCTCTAATTCCTGCCAATCGTAGCGTATTCCCACCACATCACTATCCTTCTTGTAGACTGGGTTGAATCTTGAGCTGTCTGTCTTTTGGTTGAATTTCCTGCGATACAGCGTTTGGACAAAGCGATTTTATCGAAGTTATGCCCTGCACTGTGCTTTATCACCTATTGGCTCTCAATCCTTGCGCTCTAGATATTAGACATCAGCTTATCAAGATTTTGGTGGAATGGCAGATTACTAGCAAAACTCTACCTTTGCTGATTTTGAGATGGCAAGACGAATTAATACCTTGAGACGAAAGGAATAGGACGATTTTCTAAGCCAATAGCCTAACCTCTGCCATTTCTCAGTGAGCTAAAGGATAAATATTAGCGCGATCGCTTTCTTCCACTTCTACATTTGTTTGTAAATAATCACGCAGCCAATTACAGCCATATACCATGATTATTCATCCGTTATAAAATATTTAATTTTGATTCATCAGGCTTTATTATTGTTACTTTATACCAACTTTTGATAAAGCTTTGGAAACATAATACCGTTTATTTGTGAAGCTGCATATATTTACTTACCCCCCGATGTGTTAGGGGACTTATTAAGTGCATCTTCATAAATTACTGGTATAAGTTATTTATCAAGTCACAGACATACTGTAAGTGCTTACAAGAAAATATCGCTTCACTTCACCATTACTTACATACTTTACAGGTATTTGACACTTGTAGTAGGTTGTTAAATATATATTTGCTGTATCAATAATTGGGGGCTAGGCTTGAGGTGAGCATTACTGCTCAACCTCTTCCATCCGAAGCCATTCGTTGCCCACAGAAGAATTCGTCGAATGTGCGTAAATTATATATAAAATCGAGAAGCTGAAATTATGAACACCCAAACAACAACCCAACTACCAACTCCTCCGCACTTTAACCCCGATAAAGTAGGAGAAGTCTGGCGCGTACCCTACCAGCAAATTGCCGTAGAAGCTGAAAATTGGGTAAAAGAATATGACATCAAGCCAGCATCTTCAGACAAAAACCGTATTTGCTTACTTTTAATTGATGTCCAAAACACTTTTTGTATCCCCAATTTTGAATTATTTGTAGGTGGAAAATCTGGGAATGAGGCGGTGAATGATAACGTCAGATTGTGTGAGTTTATCTATCGGAACTTGGGGGTAATTACAAAAATCGTACCTACTCTAGATACCCACACAGCAACGCAAATCTTTCATCCCATCTTTTGGGTAAACGCGGCTGGAGAACATCCTACTCCAGCTGCGACTAATATCACCTTAGCAGACATCGAACAAGGTATCTGGAAGGTTAACCCAGCAGTTGCTGACAGTGTTACTAATGGAGATTATG
This genomic interval from Nostoc sp. KVJ3 contains the following:
- a CDS encoding UPF0175 family protein codes for the protein MSLQLTISYPETLPDAVGKTREQFEQESKWAMAVKLYEMKRLSSGMAAALVGVDRVTFILKLNEYGIPLIDLSEEELLSDLVPQGGIKN
- the bioB gene encoding biotin synthase BioB, whose translation is MVGIRYDWQELEIQAIYNMPLLELIYQAASVHRQYHDPTKIQVCKLISIKTGGCPEDCSYCAQSSRYKTEVKAEALLEKETVVNIAQKAKETGVSRICMGAAWREVRDNSQFEEVLEMVKDVTAMGLEVCCTLGMLTANQARKLEEAGLYAYNHNLDTSQEYYSTIITTRTYSDRLNTIENVRQTNVTVCSGGILGLGETVDDRVGMLQTLANLHPHPESVPINILSQVPGTPLENQPDVPIWDIVRMIATARILMPASDVRLSAGRARLSQVEQAFCFMAGANSIFSSDDNKMLTVTTPCPDYDTDQEMLNLLGLGMRPPSQRHKKVASPVVVG